A window of the Apodemus sylvaticus chromosome 15, mApoSyl1.1, whole genome shotgun sequence genome harbors these coding sequences:
- the Yars2 gene encoding tyrosine--tRNA ligase, mitochondrial has protein sequence MPCVYRKMAAPMLRLLYRRPQPGVWLRGSRAVRPGARGMLVAPKVRGLFKEFFPESGTKTELPELFDRRRAGSSPQTVYCGFDPTGDSLHVGHLLTLLGLFHFQRAGHNVIALVGGSTALLGDPSGRTKEREALSAESVRANARALQQGLETLAANHARLFADGRPWGTFTVLDNAAWFQKQHLVDFLASVGGHFRMGTLLSRLSVQSRLKSPEGMSLAEFFYQVLQAYDFYHLFQHYGCRVQLGGSDQLGNIMSGYEFIHKLTGEDVFGITVPLITSTTGAKLGKSAGNAVWLNRERTSPFELYQFFIRQPDDSVERYLKLFTFLPLPEIDHIMQLHVKEPEKRVAQKRLAAEVTKLVHGQEGLDSAKRCTQALYHSSIEALEVMSDQELKELFKEASFSELVLDPGTSVIDTCRKANAIPDGPRGYRMITEGGVSINHRPVTNPESVLVIGQHILKNGLSLLKIGKRNFYIIKWLQL, from the exons ATGCCTTGCGTGTACCGCAAGATGGCGGCACCTATGCTGAGACTCCTGTACCGCCGTCCGCAGCCAGGGGTCTGGCTGCGTGGGTCGCGTGCGGTGCGCCCGGGCGCGCGGGGAATGCTGGTGGCACCAAAGGTCCGCGGCCTGTTCAAGGAGTTCTTCCCCGAGAGCGGCACCAAGACAGAGCTCCCCGAACTCTTTGACCGACGCAGGGCGGGCTCGTCGCCCCAGACGGTGTACTGCGGGTTCGACCCCACGGGCGATTCGCTCCACGTGGGGCACCTGTTAACTTTGTTGGGTCTGTTCCACTTCCAGAGAGCCGGCCACAACGTGATCGCGCTCGTGGGAGGCTCCACGGCTCTCCTGGGAGACCCCAGCGGCCGGACCAAGGAGCGCGAGGCGCTAAGCGCGGAGAGCGTGCGGGCCAACGCGCGCGCCCTGCAGCAGGGGCTCGAGACCCTGGCGGCCAACCATGCGCGCCTCTTCGCGGACGGCCGGCCCTGGGGCACTTTCACGGTGCTCGACAACGCCGCCTGGTTCCAGAAGCAGCACCTAGTGGACTTCCTGGCCTCGGTGGGCGGCCACTTCCGCATGGGCACTTTGCTGAGTCGGCTGAGCGTGCAGTCTCGTCTCAAGAGCCCCGAGGGCATGAGCTTGGCGGAGTTCTTTTACCAGGTGCTCCAGGCTTATGACTTCTACCACCTTTTCCAGCACTATGGATGCCGGGTCCAGCTGGGCGGATCAGATCAGTTGGGCAACATCATGTCTGGCTACGAGTTCATCCACAA GCTGACTGGAGAAGACGTGTTCGGGATCACTGTACCTCTGATTACAAGCACAACTGGAGCAAAGCTCGGAAAGTCGGCCGGCAACGCGGTCTGGCTAAACAGGGAAAGAACATCGCCGTTTGAGCTTTACCAGTTCTTTATCAGACAACCAGATGATTCTGTAGAAAG GTACCTGAAGCTTTTcactttccttcccctcccagaGATTGACCACATTATGCAGCTACATGTCAAGGAGCCAGAAAAGCGAGTTGCTCAGAAGCGGCTTGCTGCAGAAGTCACAAAGCTCGTTCATGGACAAGAAGGTCTGGACTCTGCTAAAAG GTGTACACAAGCTCTTTACCATAGCAGCATAGAGGCACTGGAGGTCATGTCTGACCAAGAGTTAAAAGAATTGTTTAAAGAAGcttcattttctgaattagtTCTTGACCCTGGAACGAGTGTCATAGACACATGCCGTAAAGCAAATGCCATTCCTGATGGTCCTCGAGG GTATCGGATGATAACAGAAGGTGGAGTGAGTATAAATCACAGACCGGTAACAAATCCTGAAAGCGTTTTAGTAATTGGACAACATATTCTGAAGAATGGACTTTCCTTACTTAAAATAGGAAAAAGGAATTTCTACATTATAAAATGGCTTCAGTTGTGA